One region of Nerophis lumbriciformis linkage group LG10, RoL_Nlum_v2.1, whole genome shotgun sequence genomic DNA includes:
- the acd gene encoding adrenocortical dysplasia protein homolog, whose amino-acid sequence MSRSAWNKLSPWIERMIQNYSTEEESRGRVRLKAHVTNVGQMSQSQAQNLEGPTALLHLSDGVVQIPAIITSAAWEELQENCEMEGFTSLLNCTVCMTDYRLQFHMAMESTRCIFFLSVGELVTKSNSTVKERMPCCTCLPSVRQKIFDTWRSLVVQGGQESQNSQTGFELTELLSQWQQDCFQTVMEDVQEKLTGQPSTSLTQPGLFSATSWDAERVQDKGLEGFSVPMKCLLVPERDEQSTNVDILTPDAGEELDLQIYGRTQSPVHAADGQTETHTGGEEENIRDYDSISLDMINKDITPLENPWHFFPAPFSSSASSDESREKTHEHFIPPQQERGPENSTSTQLTANAQSEGSTSQHSKEDHSVLPPFQKEPPSSGNINNTETQHVHVASQEKKTFVEDADSLEVTVETQHRKSKRKRELESVQKAHNTVVVEEEEDVCQSVSPPSWLFDSVVGSGTDDGSVQAQNVGAERRKTSTVHSDGRLFSYTYTVSGQDLHDFAQFKVEDALLHWAVKYLVVPKQATHL is encoded by the coding sequence ATGAGTCGTTCTGCTTGGAACAAACTGTCTCCATGGATAGAGAGGATGATCCAGAACTATAGCACTGAAGAGGAAAGCAGAGGCCGTGTGCGATTAAAGGCTCATGTCACCAATGTGGGCCAGATGTCTCAGTCCCAGGCCCAGAACTTGGAAGGCCCCACAGCACTGCTACACCTGTCCGATGGAGTAGTGCAGATCCCTGCCATTATCACATCAGCTGCATGGGAGGAACTTCAGGAAAATTGTGAAATGGAAGGTTTCACCAGTCTGCTTAACTGCACTGTTTGCATGACAGACTACCGGCTGCAGTTTCACATGGCCATGGAAAGCACCAGATGTATATTCTTCTTATCAGTTGGAGAGCTGGTCACCAAATCGAACAGCACAGTTAAAGAGAGAATGCCCTGCTGCACCTGTCTGCCCTCTGTTCGGCAAAAGATCTTTGACACATGGAGGTCGCTCGTGGTCCAGGGTGGGCAGGAATCTCAAAACAGCCAGACTGGGTTTGAGCTGACAGAGTTGCTGTCGCAGTGGCAGCAAGATTGTTTCCAGACAGTGATGGAGGACGTGCAGGAGAAACTGACTGGGCAACCTTCCACATCGCTGACTCAACCTGGCTTGTTCAGTGCCACGAGTTGGGACGCTGAACGGGTTCAAGATAAAGGCCTGGAAGGTTTCAGCGTTCCAATGAAGTGTCTACTCGTCCCAGAAAGAGATGAGCAAAGCACAAATGTAGATATATTGACACCCGATGCGGGTGAGGAGTTGGATTTACAAATTTATGGTCGTACTCAATCACCTGTTCATGCTGCTGACGGGCAAACAGAAACTCACACAGGTGGAGAGGAAGAAAACATCCGGGATTATGACAGCATCAGTCTAGATATGATTAATAAGGACATCACACCTTTAGAAAACCCTTGGCACTTTTTCCCAGCACCATTTAGCTCGTCCGCTTCTTCCGATGAGTCACGGGAAAAAACCCATGAACACTTTATTCCTCCGCAGCAAGAAAGGGGTCCTGAGAACAGCACCAGCACCCAGTTGACTGCAAATGCACAGTCTGAAGGCAGCACTTCCCAGCATAGCAAAGAAGATCACAGCGTTTTACCACCGTTCCAAAAAGAGCCGCCCTCATCCGGCAACATCAACAACACAGAAACGCAACACGTTCACGTCGCTTCCCAAGAAAAAAAGACTTTTGTTGAGGATGCGGACTCACTCGAAGTGACGGTGGAGACACAACATAGGAAGTCTAAGAGGAAAAGGGAACTGGAGTCGGTGCAAAAAGCACACAACACAGTCGTAGTGGAGGAAGAGGAAGACGTTTGTCAAAGTGTGAGCCCTCCATCATGGCTTTTTGACTCCGTGGTAGGTTCAGGAACTGACGATGGCAGCGTTCAGGCTCAAAACGTGGGTGCAGAAAGAAGAAAAACCTCTACTGTTCACAGTGATGGCCGCCTGTTCTCATACACATACACAGTGTCTGGGCAGGACCTGCATGACTTTGCTCAGTTTAAAGTGGAAGATGCTCTGCTGCATTGGGCTGTCAAGTATCTTGTTGTTCCAAAGCAAGCAACACATCTTTAA